From one Rosa rugosa chromosome 4, drRosRugo1.1, whole genome shotgun sequence genomic stretch:
- the LOC133745900 gene encoding increased DNA methylation 3-like has translation MYVDTGVSAGVSNAANLFRADLDVFGGNKLRFFVCNFHHICASLTWMHKHYFCTGTVKCIIGSEGKVHIEGVITHDGDRTCRKLINLYQMKVDQELCAAGPFTISFNLPGSVDNRLFSPGFRPDGILEVVVMKSKMSRQFLKFPFNGNKSSPVKFPQVTI, from the exons ATGTACGTTGACACTGGCGTGAGTGCTGGCGTGAGTAATGCTGCCAACTTATTTCGAGCAGACCTGGACGTCTTCGGAGGAAACAAACTGAGATTCTTTGTCTGTAATTTTCATCATATATGCGCCTCTCTTACTTGGATGCACAAGCACTATTTTTGCACTG GTACAGTTAAATGTATCATCGGAAGTGAAGGGAAGGTTCATATTGAAGGAGTCATTACTCATGACGGAGACCGGACTTGTCGTAAACTCATCAACTTGTACCAAATGAAAGTCGACCAGGAACTATGTGCAGCTGGACCATTTACCATCTCTTTTAATCTTCCAGGATCTGTTGATAATCGGCTGTTTTCTCCTGGCTTTCGGCCAGATGGAATCCTGGAAGTGGTGGTTATGAAATCCAAAATGTCTCGGCAATTCCTCAAGTTCCCTTTTAATGGTAACAAGTCTTCCCCTGTCAAGTTTCCCCAAGTAACCATCTGA